The Xenopus tropicalis strain Nigerian chromosome 1, UCB_Xtro_10.0, whole genome shotgun sequence DNA segment GGAAGCCCTTCCCATAGTTCCTTGCAGGCATCTGGAGAGATAGGATCCGGAGAAAAAAGGTCTTGATAGAAGGACCGAGCTCTGTCCCGGATAGCCTCTGGGTCCTCAAGGGGGGTGCCATCTTCATCAAGGAGGCATGTGATCTGTTTTCGGTTCCCCTTCTTCTTCTCCAGAGCATAGAAGAAGTGCAAGCCACGATCTAAGTCACAGAGTAACTGCATGCGGCTTCGTACATAGGCACCACGAGCCTGACGCTGTTCTATGTTATGCAGAGTCTCCTTCTTTTCTAGGTATTCCCGCTGCAGGTTTTGGTCTTCACATCCCAACAGCTTTTGCTCAAGATCAAGCACCTCCTCATTCAATGCCTCAATCTCTGCATTGCGCTGCCTGCTCGCACTCTTGGTATACTCTTGACACAAGAGTTTTAGGTGAACCTTGCCTACGTCCCACCACTGACTCAAAGTGGCAAACTCATCCTGAAAACCCCTCCAGTCCATCCATATTTCTCGGACCGACTTTGCAAACCCCTCATCCTCCAATAAACTGTTATTAAAATGCCAATAAGCAGCTTTGGCCAGTGATGGTGCATCTGCCACTATCACAGAGGCACAGTTGTGGTCTGTAAATGGAGCCAACCTAATGGTACTGCACCTGGCTCGTGACATGAGATGGCccgatatatatatcctatcGATCCGGGACTGAGAGACATGACCATTTCTCACCCTGACATAGGTGAAGGTATTTGTGTCTGGATGCTGCTCTCTCCAGATGTCAACCAAGGAGAAGCGGGCAATGAGTTCCCGCAGTGCTGGCTCCGATGAGTCCCTTTTCTGGGGCACATTGCGGTCTCGAGCATCCAGGGTGTAATTGAAATCACCCCCTATAATCAAGGCTTCATCTGAGTCAATTGTCTCCACATACGTTGACAAACTTTCAAAGAACCGTGTTCTCTCTGGTCCGGTAGTTGGGgcatatatgtttataaggtTGTATGTTATATTCGAGTCCTGGACCCGGAGATGTAACACACGGCCTGGGATGACAGATTTAGCACTCAGCACCTGAGGCTGGAATGATTCAGAGAATAGGGTCACCACCCCACATAAAGTCCATGTGAGGTGGTTAAAAAAGACCCTACCCTTCCACTCCAGATGCCAGGTTGCTTCAAGCTCTGGAGTGGTATGGGTCTCTTGAAGAAAACTTACAGAGTATCTTCCTTGGTTAAGAAAGGAAAGTACCTGAAACATGTGGAAAGGCTCTCGACAGCCATTTGTATTTAGTGTACTTATACTCAAGGCCATTACTGTGCATTAGGAAGTGCTTTAGCCCTCATATAGGCCTGGTGAGACAAACACTTTTTGTGGAACTTAATGATACGGAGATATTCTGCTGTGCCATAGTTCTTGGCCTCTCTTATGACCCCAATATAATGTCTCACAGAAtgtattattaaaggcaaatcatGCCAATTCTCCAGGGCCATACGCAGTTTGTTATCCAATTTTACACCAAGGTTGCTCTCAAGAAACCTTTTGAGTTCCTCAGCAGGGATGAGAGGGGCAGAAGGatttgccacacctgtttcacccTCTTCTACAATATTGTCCTCATCCCTTGGCTCTTCCTGGCTGGGGGATTGATAATGTCTCTCCTCCACTTTGAGGATATCTGCACGTGATGTTGCAGAAATAGAATCAGAAGCACCCATCATTTGAAAAACCTGCAATGGTTCAGGTGCTTTTTCGATTTCTTCTGCAACACTTTCAGAGGTGTCTGGGGCAGCAGATGGAATCAGCTCCTCCACAACAGGGGGAGCTTTAGAAGCTCGATAGTCAGCCTCTGCCCTTTCTACTGCTTCCTGATCACTCCGGATGGCAATAACATTGGGGTCAGTGGACGGTAAGGGAGGAGAGACCTCCACATGGACAGCAGTGTTCATAGGGTTGTTTTTTTCTGAGTTTGTCATGCTATCCTCCTTCATGTCCACCACCCCAGCCCCATCATCCCCCCATACAGTCTTAtctgcagattccagtatgggggtTATCCCAATATTTTCCCCCTCTAGGAGTGGAATATCCTGAGGCACTGAAAACTGAGTATGTTTGCAGTCCCCAAAACTTAGCACCTCAGGGACATTCACTACCCACCCTGCAGGTGTTTCATTGGGTGTCCCTTTGCACTCCATGTGCAGAACCTCTAAATGTGTTGGAGGCAGGTTTCTGCACTCTGTGGAGAAACCCATGTTCCCCTGTTCTAGGCTCTCCAGACCATTAAcctcattatttcttactgaatctGGAGTTGAGAGTGTATGGTCTGGCACTGGTTGACTGAGTCTAAAAGATGGGTTAGACAATGTCACTACATGAGGGCCAGATGTTTCACTGCTCTTCTTGCCCTTGGATGGGGGTGCTCCATCATTGACTACTAATGCCCATTCCTCAGGTACCAGGTGGTTGGACTtaaatttcctcttcttttccttgCCACCTAAAGAGGAAGGGTCACTCACTGCTCCTGCCCCAGCAGATGTTACAATCTTGAGTGCCCCCACACCCACAGGGGAAGGTTGATGTGTGGTAGGAATAGCTGTGCCACTGGGGGATGTGGTGAATTTATTTCCCCTCTTCTGCTTTGCTGCAGTTGCAAGACAGGCTGGAGACTTAGATAACTTCAGTGAAGAAGGGGGAGGTTTTGAAGTTGTGGAGGTGGGTTGTGTAACAACCTCCTTCGAGTTCTCCAGTGAAGgagatgtcccctttaaagggcctgCTGAGGTAGTCTTAGCAGGGCAAGCTGTTGCACATGCAGTGCCAGGGGTGCAAGTATTGGCCGTGGTCTTAATTTGCCTTTTGGGGCAACTCTGGCGAGTGTGCCCCATCTCCTTGCAAAGGAAACACCTCACTTCCTCTGTGTTGTAAAAAATTTTATACAACACCCCCTCAAACAGAACCCCAAAAGACCCCTCAATACTGTCTTGACCCCTAGGAAGAAGCAGTTGAACCTGCCGTTTAAAAGAGAGGACATGTTTCGGTCTGCTCTCTTTGCATCCTAAggggattttagaaatatttgattttaattccccaagggCTTGCAGGTGGGGACGCAATATGGGGTCTTGTAGGAAAGGGGGCACATTGGATAAGACTACCCTAGTGCCCAACCCTTCTAGCGGTTCTACAGGGACGTAACTCCCCCCCACTGTGATACCTCTCTGCACCAAAGTGTGTACTGCAGCTAGTGTACGGGCAAAGATTATTGctttcccatacattttgctggctgccactattgcagaggggcccactagttcagctgcagcttttatataaGCCTCTATGCCCTGAGCTCCTGACATTAGACATCGGACCCCATGTTTCCGTGTAAGTTGCTCTGCCCCAGTGGTCACTTGGCTTGGGCTGCTGCCCGCACATACTGCCTGCGCAAATGTTTTAGCCGGGGTCGCATTGGCTGAAGCAGCAGATGTAGAAGCACTGGGGCTTTTTGACACAGGCTCTGACTGCTGCTTAGCTGCAGAGCTATAGTGGGTCTTTCAGGTCTTTTGTCTTTAGGACCCTGaggcatttttttaacatttttgtttttattacctcccattatttacaaaataccccacaaaaaaggaagcttaatcctattaatcaacaaaaagtagatataaaggaGAGAGGCTCTGGCAGGGAGAGAGTTAATGTGAGCAGGtgcctgggagttgcactgctgctgagaaaagattttaacttccaaaatccttctccctttagctttctcacattcaaaaactaaaaaatgcaatatgaaaataaaataccCACACAATCTCAGAAAAAAGTCATTGATTTAAGCTGAAACAGaatcaaaatgcaaatgaaactgacacccaggtgtgggggaggggtaggggatctatcagtgagtttgtagcccaaagaagtgaagggaaatgggctggcaatcactcaccttctgggtgaaactaaaattcgattttaaataaagtaaatcaactcaaaacttctcaaaattcaaccaacaaatgACCAACACCTTCACACATCAAATGAAACCAAAAAATCCTCCCTCAGACAGGGATTTCCCTGCTTAATTTCAGCTTAAACAGAGAGcttgcttttttgtggctttactccttcagtagctaaagagacctctggggcaatttgtatgtactaacttccttttggggtctctaaatgccagatacattggtgatcctatgcacaatgggcatcaaactgttcagcggacccttggctttcatatttagggtgtgttttcttggtacctaatgttatgtgggagataaggtgcttgaaaatggaagatttgaggtgattttttagaattttcataattttttatagaaaatgctaaattcagtaaatcattgctgtttggtacttaggagttggaagacatagttacccatttcagatttgtcagaatgtgtagttttcaaaaatgtatggtttcctggggtaaacctaatgttccaggatttttggctttggaatgtaaagtatgccgtattctgctgtaatgctttgaaaatttagtaatttactgctgggagtttttgatctatagaagtcagaaatctcaataaaactatacatatcaggtattggcacgttcgggagacatgaggctttccaaatcagttgaatttttgtccataaaataaaatgtgtttctggtagaaatccttatatcatgaaaaatagcattttttctttttttttttgtatttcaagctctaaatcttgttccagaagtggaaatacacaaaaactcaggtagatttggaaagctcaggttctcctgaaaaaaacaatatatagtttgcctacctaaacttaaccctgcccccagtaaaagcccctacattgagagatcacagaatgttcacaaaacgtctggcactggggggaactgaaatgacgaattcggctggcacttaaagggttaagtatAATGAACTTTTCACAGATGTTATTGATAAACACAGTGTTTGTTTTGGAATGAACGGCAAGGATAATCAAGCAACACATGCAGAAATTTTAGAATGTGATGGACATTTCTGAGCACCAATCAGTGGACACAGGGGGTGGAGTTATGGTTTAAATTGTTCACATTGTTAATTGAaattttacacttgataaagggcgtcacatgtTGTGCAATATGGTCTGAAATAAATGgtgttttagcagaattctgctgtatggtgctctcctctatatcaAAGGGTAATATCTGAACTGCAGCTCTAATTATCCCTCTGTCTGTGTTTGTAATGTAACCACCaacttagattgaaagctctttggggcagggccctcctTCCTTCTGTTTCTCTAGCACTTAGCACTTCAACGTGAATGTAACTGTATTCTGAATTTATTATTATATCGACCTCTGTATGTTCCACTgatgtattgttctgctgtacagcgctgtgtgtacaagtagcaccatataaataataatacccatagttacatacatatttactgcATATGCAGCTTTTATTATCTTCCCTACACAATGCCAAGATTGCGTTCACTAtaagaatttatttaaaaaggtttttgCTTGGTCATAGCTGAAACACACTGAGCATACAGCTTGAATTCCTGAGTATTTAAATGTTGGGAACCAGTTTTAAAATGACcagtgtgtttaaaggggaatgtCAGTCCCACAGCCTGACAATCTGTGACAGAATACAGGAAAGAAGCGGAGTTGCCTGTAGCATTTGTAGGAAGAgagaataatatattttcttttttttctcagattttGCCCAGAGCACATTTCCAATTTCATTagaaaaacaagaatgttttttgacaaaagtaacaaaacattgatttatataaaaataattcccATATCAGCACATTACTAATTACCTGCCCCTACTGCCAGTGCAGGAGCATTGGGTGACTCCCTgttcagacattcaagtttttgaactatAACTCAAGTTGTGcaaattttagtgctaaaaatctcaAACATTGATCACCCCCTAAGAGTGGGAGCAACTTAGCCTTGTATTTACCCCCGGCCATAGAGCCGCCCATAAGGAAATAGCTCCATAGCTTGGTACAACCACTGGCGCtccatgtcggtctgagttatgttatttctttcttgtgaagtttttaataaaaaaaaaataataaaacattttttttatgtcacATAAAAACCCTAACCCAGAGGATGGGTGGGTGGGCAGGGGAAGGGTATTTGTGTAGAAAGAAGCAGGTCTCTGAGCTGTAAAATGTGCTGTAGCAATGCACACAAACTGATACAGGAAACATGCAAGTTAGTAgctgttttttatttactttgtacCCTGTGTGGTAaatgagcttttatgtattacaTTTTCCCAACAAATATTGTTTTGAGTTCATCTctggtttgaataaaataatgtaacacttgggtaggaatatacagaagagaaggccacaggatgaagagatgatggcaaatatttccactgccaccatgtatttgcctttggtgctcagataggccgggatcattgtgatccaaacactgcagaagagcagcatgctgaaagtgatgtacttggcctcattaaaactgtccggtaagctccgagccaagaaagctacaatgaagctcacagatgccaacagCCCCATGTAGGAGAGGACAAGATAGAAGCCAatggctgagccctcattgcactgaatgatgattttTCCAGGTTCAGAATGAAAGTTTTTCTCTACAAAAGGGGGTGCAATGACCAACCAGAAAACAATAATCAGAAACTGAATTAATGAGCAAATAAAAACAAGCCCATTTGCCAGTTTTACCCCAACCCATTTTCTCCAGGGACTCccaggcttggtggctttgaatgcaatggaaaccatgatagtcttggccaggacacaagacacagctatggagaaggtgatcccAAAGGAGGTTTGCcggagcatgcaggttatatccacagggcgaccgaggaacagaaacacagagaggaagctcagcttgatggagacaaggagaataaagctcagagtgtgattattggctctcactactggggtgtctcggaatgaaataaagattcccaGTATAACTGCTGCTATTATAAAAAGGATTACAGATGAGATAATAAAGATTAGAGTTAGGGGATCACCAGCATAGGAAAGAAATTCTATTTGTTTCTCAATACACAGGGTCTTCTCCTGATTTGGCCACTCAGTGTCTTCACATTTGTAACAATTTTCCATATCTGTAACCAatttaaatgaatattatttccattatatatatatttgtatcagttacttaaaggagaaggaaaggcaaagtcacttgggtgtaccaaattgttaggcacccccaagtgattttaaccgcttaccttgtaccacgggctggtgcccctgttcacagaaaacagcaccagcctggggtacctggagcagatcgcttcctccttcctgcttccgttggctgaaatgccagcggtcggtgCATGCgtggtagagtgaaaagccgactttaatgtttaagttcggcttttcgctctactgaGCATGCGCGCGCAGCAAATAACAAAGGAGGAAGCAATCGCTGCTACCCGAGGTacaaggtaggcggttaaagtcacttgagggtgccccTCACAGAGAGCCACATGTCAGTTTAAAATGTTAAAgtcacaaatatttttctaatcTATCTCTAAAATCCCCTTCTAAGCATTTCCTAATAGAAACATCCATGTACAGggctattgtctatgaagattctcattcatccaggtcatgctatacagtatctagaagaattaagtctaaaacaactggacttttctgagtttttcttgaaaaagtttcaccactcatccgagtggcttcttcagttcaaatgactggtagggaattccccggtatttaaacccttgatggtagtagagtcacagacatccaatcacaatggttccattgaacttgttcagttaggtgttagctgaaactgacaggtgttagaaggtatgatccaatcacaatggtaccatgaggctcattgatgaaggtgttaatccagtcttgtactttgaaggattaacaccttcatcaataagcatcatggtaccattgtgattggatcataccttcttacacctgttaGTTTCAACTAACaactaactgaacaagttcaatggaaccattgtgattggatgtctgaagaagccactcggatgagtggtgaaacgttttaaaaacaaaacagaaaagtccagttgttttagacttaattcttctagatactgtacagggctattatttttttttatgaatggaaCAATTAATACATTGAATCATCTTGaacaaataaaaagtgccccaaagCCCCCAACCTTCCCATTGCTTTCACCAACCAGTTTGCCAGACTCAGTTATTGTTTAtggaattaaaatatataatttctacTTTACTCTctttagtaacatttattttttattgccaatttgccttcattttgcagtcatttttgtttttttaaatatcaaattGAATCAAAGCTCTCTAAAAGTCTAGAGCCCCTTTATTTGTAATTCCTCTCTCTCTAGTTCTAATTACCCCCCCATGCAGATCAGTCTGTAACTACAAACCTATTAAAGTGAGTGTGTAACTGAATATGGAACAGGCGGAAAAATCTAAACATCCTATtcgtcattattattattattattattattattattattattattattattatgactcaGTACCTGTTCTATTAGAGATCTCCCCATGGGAGCAGGGCACACAGGCATAGCAGCAGGGCACCGCTGATTTCCCCGCCATTTTTCTGGAGCCAGGAGGGCAGTTTGCAGAACACTGGGATTTCACAGTCTGTAAAGAAGAATTGAAAATGCACTAGTGCTattacttatagcaaccaatcagagcttttaTTTCACTTTGTAATTTGCATGATTATTGCAGCGTCGCAAAGCAAACATTGTTCAACAATTACAAAACACTAATAAATTAAAATCCACTTTGGGGCCAAATGTTCTCTCTTTCTCCCCTTACCCCTTACATTGCTTGGGGTTCATGTGACTAGAGGCAGCCAACTATATGCATCACAGGGGTAGGAAATAATTATCCAGCATAATGAAGAAGCTCATTTAATTAGCAGGACAAACACTAATTTGGTTTTTCAAAGCTGGATTCTTTTATCCCAAATTTAAATGAAAGAGAAATGATTGTGTCAGGCACTGGGTGTGTCCTTATGTGTTCCTGCTGGGCCTGTAATTGAATTGAATAATGTGCTGCCTCTAAGATGGAACCCATGGACTTATTGTCTAACTGTTTAAGCTGCCCGTACATTTGTACATCTTGGGGTCTCTAAATCAACTTAGTTTTGTCCATTTTGACCCCCCCTCAGATGTTGGTGTAAAACTTAGGATAGGGACTGATTCCATGGCCAAATGCCCACCGGGATTTACTTCTATAACACTCAATTCCTGCCCTGAGGCCTGCCTTCATTAAATAGAAATATTAGAATGGTGAGGGGCGAGTGGGAATAGAAAGAAATGGAAATTCTCATTCCTACCTGATTCTTCTTCCAGATTATTTCTTGGATGTTAATTTGAATTTTGGGTTGGGATTCTGACAACACAATTTTTCCAACAAAGTTTTCATGAACACCCGAATCATAGTAATAACACCAGTTCATGATCCAATATTCCCTGAGAATGTCTCTGAACTCCTTATAATGAGTTTCTGTTCCCCAGGGATCCCTGAAGTGCAGATTTCTCATATAGCGGTGTAACTGCATAATGAATACAATATAAAGGGGATGAAAACCAACCATaacactttgggcctgattcactaaagtgccaaaaaaaattattgcgCACTTTTTGCATTAAATTAGTCGTTATAATTAGCGCAAAATTCACCATAGGATTATTGCGGGGCATTTTTGCATGCGGTATTTCTTGCACTATTTTTACCGCATGCCttcatttccgcgctgaaaagaatatgatcacatgattcacaaacacttaggcacgctaaatatcgcatttgtctatGCGataattaacacctactacaggcaggcaaaaaattatagaaaagtacagtaaatgagtttttggcaaaaaaatatggtcttacagtgttatttatttagtctgtgtctttttacaaaattttactaaagtcttggcatgtatggaatttaactactaatatacagtactatagcggtaaaaatttagtcgcgataatatataGTACTATAGTGGTAatatttagtcacgataatatatagtactatagcggtaatatttagtcggataatatacagtactatagcggtaatatttagtcgcgataatatacagtactatagcggtgaatatttagtcggataatatacagttctatagcggtgaatatttagtcgccattatatacagtactatagcggtaatatttagtcgcgataatatacagtactatagcggtgaatatttagtcgcgataatatacagtactatagcggtaatatttagtcgcgataatatacagtactatagcggtgaatatttagtcgcgataatatacagtactatagcggtgaatatttagtcgccataatatacagtactatagcggtaatatttcgtcgccataatatacagtactatagcggtgaatatttagtcgcgataatatacagtactatagcggtaatatttagtcgcgataatatacagtactatagcggtaaaaatttagtcgcgataatatacagtactatagcggtaatatttagtcgcgataatatacagtactatagcggtgaatatttagtcggataatatacagtactatagcggtgaatatttagtcggataatatacagtactatagcggtgaatatttagtcggataatatacagtactatagcggtgagtatttagtcggataatatacagtactatagcggtgaatatttagtcggataatatacagtactatagcggtgaatatttagtcggataatatacagtactatagcggtgagtatttagtcggataatatacagtactatagcggtgagtatttagtcggataatatacagtactatagcggtgaatatttagtcggataatatacagtactatagcggtgaatatttagtcggataatatacagtactatagcggtgagtatttagtcggataatatacagtactatagcggtgaatatttagtcggataatatacagtactatagcggtgaatatttagtcggataatatacagtactatagcggtgagtatttagtcggataatatacagtactatagcggtgaatatttagtcggataatatacagtactatagcggtgaatatttagtcggataatatacagtactatagcggtgaatatttagtcgcgataatatacagtactatagcggtgagtatttagtcgcgataatatacagtactatggcggtgaatatttagtcggataatatacagtactatagcagtgaatatttagtcggataatatacagtactatagcggtgagtatttagtcggataatatacagtactatagcggtgaatatttagtcggataatatacagtactatagcggtgaatatttagtcgtgataatatacagtactgtagtggTAAATacttagtcacgataatatacagtactatagcggtaaatatttagttggataatatacagtactatagcggtgaatatttagtcggataatatacagtactatagcggtaaatatttactcgcaataatatacagtactatagcggtgaatatttagtcggataatatacagtactatagcggtaaatatttagtcgcaataatatacagtactatagcggtaaatatttagtcggataatatacagtactatagcggtgagtatttagtcgcgataatatacagtactatagcggtgaatatttagttgcgataatatacagtactatagcggtgaatatttaatcgcgataatatacagtactatagcggtgaatatttagtcgcgataatatacagtactatagcggtaaatatttagtcgcgataatatacagtactatagcggtaaaaatttagtcgcgataatatacagtactatagcggtgaatatttagtcgccataatatacagtactatagcggtgaatatttagtcgcaataatatacagtactaaagctgtaaatatttagtcgcggtaatatacagtactatagcggtaaatatttagtcgcgataatatacagtactatagcggtaaatatttagtcggataatatacagtactatagcggtgaatatttagtcgccataatatacagtactatagcggtaaatatttagtcggataatatacagtactatagcggtgagtatttagtcggataatatacagtactatagcggtgaatatttagtcggataatatacagtactatagcggtgaatatttagttggataatatacagtactatagtggtgaatatttagtcagataatatacagtactatagcggtgaatatttagtcggataatatacagtactatagcggtaaatatttagtcggataatatacagtactatagcggtaaatatttagtcggataatatacagtactatagcggtgaatatttagtcgccataatatacagtactatagcggtaaatatttagtcgccataatatacagtactatagcggtaaatatttagtcggataatatacagtactatagcggtaaatattttgtcgcggtaatatacagtactatagcggtaaatatttagtcgcgataatatacagtactatagcggtaaatatttagtcgcgaaaatatacagtactataggggtgaatatttagtcggataatataatgtactatagcggtaaatatttagtcgcgataatatacagtactatagcggtaaatatttagtcgcgataatatacagtactatagcggtaaatatttagtcgcgataatatacagtactatagcggtgaatatttagtcgccataatatacagtactatagcggtgaatatttagtcggataatatacagtactatagcggtgagtatttagtcggataatatacagtactatagcggtaaatatttagtcgcgataatatacagtactaaagcggtaaatatttagtcggataatatacagtactatagcggtaaatatttagtcggataatatacagtactatagcggtgagtatttagtcagataatatacag contains these protein-coding regions:
- the LOC100489075 gene encoding vomeronasal type-2 receptor 26, whose translation is MENCYKCEDTEWPNQEKTLCIEKQIEFLSYAGDPLTLIFIISSVILFIIAAVILGIFISFRDTPVVRANNHTLSFILLVSIKLSFLSVFLFLGRPVDITCMLRQTSFGITFSIAVSCVLAKTIMVSIAFKATKPGSPWRKWVGVKLANGLVFICSLIQFLIIVFWLVIAPPFVEKNFHSEPGKIIIQCNEGSAIGFYLVLSYMGLLASVSFIVAFLARSLPDSFNEAKYITFSMLLFCSVWITMIPAYLSTKGKYMVAVEIFAIISSSCGLLFCIFLPKCYIILFKPEMNSKQYLLGKCNT